The following proteins are co-located in the Colletotrichum lupini chromosome 4, complete sequence genome:
- a CDS encoding TGS domain-containing protein encodes MVNITEKIKEIEDEMRKTQSKTHPLMPSRHFSKVISSTFWPTWRDSKNRREMRMAFLQVDQNKATEYHLGLLKGKLARLRAQLLEPGPGAGGGGGAGFDVSKSGDARIALVGFPSVGKSTFLSKVTRTKSEVASYAFTTLTAIPGVLEYGGAEIQLLDLPGIIEGAAEGKGRGRQVISAAKTSDMILMVLDATKKAEQRALLEAELEAVGIRLNREPPNIYLKAKKAGGMKITFQSPPKNMDEKMVFNILRDYKILNCEVLVRDEYATVDDLIDVIMKDHRKYIKCLYVYNKIDSVSLDFLDKLAREPHTVVMSCELDLGIQDVVDRCWEELKLIRIYTKRQGADPDFSEALIVRSNSTIEDVCDRIHRTLKDTFKYALVWGASARHIPQRVGLGHAVADEDVVCVVSAWKA; translated from the exons ATGGTGAACATTACGGAAAAGATCAAGGA GATTGAGGATGAGATGAGAAAGACCCAAAGTAAGACGCATCCTCTCATGCCTTCGCGTCATTTCTCAAAAGTCATTTCATCTACATTCTGGCCAACTTGGAGAGACTCGAAGAATCGACGGGAAATGAGAATGGCCTTTCTACAAGTTGATC AGAACAAGGCGACTG AATATCATCTTGGTCTCCTAAAGGG TAAACTCGCCCGTCTCCGAGCACAACTCCTCGAACCAGGCCCAGGagcaggcggcggcggcggcgcaggCTTCGACGTCAGCAAATCCGGCGACGCCCGAATAGCCCTCGTCGGCTTCCCCTCGGTCGGCAAATCCACCTTCCTCTCCAAGGTCACGCGGACGAAATCAGAGGTGGCCTCGTACGCCTTCACGACCCTCACGGCCATTCCGGGCGTCCTCGAGTACGGCGGCGCCGAGATCCAGCTGCTCGATCTGCCGGGTATCATCGAGGGCGCCGCCGAGGGCAAGGGTAGAGGACGGCAGGTCATCTCGGCGGCCAAGACGAGTGACATGATTCTCATGGTGCTGGACGCGACCAAGAAGGCGGAGCAGAGGGCGCTGCTCGAGGCTGAATTGGAGGCCGTGGGCATCCGTCTCAACAGAGAGCCACC AAACATCTACCTCAAAGCCAAAAAAGCAGGCGGCATGAAAATCACCTTCCAGTCCCCTCCCAAAAACATGGACGAGAAAATGGTCTTCAACATCCTCCGCGACTACAAGATCCTAAACTGCGAGGTCCTCGTCCGCGACGAGTACGCCACCGTCGACGACCTCATCGACGTCATCATGAAGGACCACCGAAAATACATCAAGTGTCTCTACGTCTACAACAAGATCGACTCCGTCTCCCTCGACTTCCTCGACAAGCTCGCCCGCGAGCCCCACACCGTCGTCATGTCGTGCGAGCTCGACCTCGGCATCCAGGACGTCGTCGACCGCTGCTGGGAGGAGCTCAAGCTGATCCGCATCTACACCAAGCGCCAAGGCGCCGATCCGGATTTCAGCGAGGCGCTCATCGTGCGAAGCAATAGCACCATCGAGGACGTGTGCGACCGCATTCACAGGACGCTCAAGGATACCTTCAAGTACGCGCTCGTCTGGGGTGCGAGTGCCAGGCATATCCCGCAGAGAGTAGGACTCGGACATGCGGTGGCAGATGAGGATGTGGTTTGCGTCGTGAGCGCGTGGAAGGCATGA
- a CDS encoding urease, with protein MDSMARDGSVDDAEKEILELEARLKAARGKLNDLKGHTELPAESLPSRGISSKPSLPPSPSQTNHYLLLLSDSALPLGSFAFSSGLESYLAHTRPRSSFNTFLPESISAYASTTLPFVLAAHRSPSDVADLDDELDAAIICTVGRRASIAQGRALLSIWERSFASSLPTPVVATLQPYAALLKTATSSRSVSATADDQAEPPLVFAHLAPLFGAICNLVGLTLQQTAYIFMMGHVKALISAAVRASMFGPYQAQKVLASTQVQQLISAAIEREWSTPVERAGQTMPVMDLWIGRHEVLYSRIFNS; from the exons ATGGATTCAATGGCGCGGGATGGATCTGTTGACGATGCTGAGAAGGAGATCCTGGAGCTGGAGGCACGCCTCAAGGCTGCCAGGGGAAAGTTGAACGATCTCAAAGGACATACGGAACTACCCGCCGAATCTCTACCGTCTCGAGGCATCTCATCAAAACCCTCAT TACCACCATCCCCCTCACAAACAAACCActacctcctcctcctctcagACTCAGCCCTACCCCTCGGCTCCTTCGCCTTCAGCAGCGGCCTCGAGTCCTACCTAGCCCACACCCGGCCCCGCTCCTCCTTCAACACCTTCCTCCCGGAATCCATCTCCGCCTACGCCTCGACGACGCTGCCCTTCGTTCTAGCAGCGCACCGCTCCCCCTCCGATGTCGCGGACCTAGACGACGAGCTCGATGCCGCCATCATCTGCACCGTCGGCCGCCGCGCCTCCATCGCCCAGGGCCGCGCCCTCCTCTCCATCTGGGAACGCTCCTTTGCGTCCTCCCTCCCCACCCCTGTTGTCGCGACTCTCCAGCCGTACGCGGCGCTTCTAAAGACGGCCACCTCTTCGCGGTCAGTGTCTGCGACTGCAGACGACCAGGCTGAACCCCCGCTTGTCTTCGCTCACCTGGCGCCCCTCTTTGGCGCAATCTGTAACCTCGTGGGCCTCACCCTCCAGCAGACGGCCTACATCTTCATGATGGGCCACGTCAAGGCCCTCATCTCAGCTGCCGTGAGAGCCAGCATGTTTGGGCCCTACCAGGCGCAAAAGGTGCTTGCGAGCACACAGGTCCAGCAACTCATTTCCGCCGCCATTGAGCGGGAGTGGAGCACGCCGGTTGAGAGAGCCGGGCAGACGATGCCGGTGATGGATCTATGGATAGGCAGACACGAGGTTCTGTATTCACGAATATTCAACAGTTGA
- a CDS encoding GANP/Nin1/mts3/eIF-3 p25 family protein: MTSVSFPPSRPDRKLSPFGGTLTGGFGSQPDASKNVFGLNGAGAGGGQRSTRNLNNQPPDMTTPATKRKGVNPFDGASSDDNRRRKNTKGDSQGDWKKKGPKSQGAKPNGAKAPKGFGTAQSRGGFGTQNNNNHSSGSTDYETDDANGELNGDGTAYSDKIFSQLRQDGIAPPKWPSDPGNTSSKAAMAKFREEYKTYRDRARTSLMRAGLIDDPDKPKRLEDAIDFKGICDAMCPDFEKITRITEFDVQSAEKDPRTTFANTSKMVKKLARSAAGQEAPLPMDVRSTAALRRTLDYLIDDLLPIDDKLPSSHGFLWDRTRAIRRDFIFHSTMSPEEMKDQVYCLETIARFHVTALHLLSQEGFAPEDFSEQQEIEQLGKALLSLMFAYDDCKPQGVVCENEAEFRAYHLLFSANTPNILDNVQKEWGDSRFWTESDTIRTAVSLVESLQSAEDFHGPLGSGPSMATSGAHLTYFRILQSREVSYTMACFAEIHLGQLRRSVLRSLKKAYTRPRHGAKDITPSSLNRFLHFDTENQAIEFVEQHGLSFSNGQGPAGEPIRYLDTSQRMTWPRIHHSFSQRLVERKRGSRSLPEIIHRTIADESTGAGQQAPTGFSTGPASFKSPPQQAPFGSHSTTNADSPFFKLPSLAPQGGTSTGLTASCLPAPLSTSNSLRLSSAGPFLFSQDRTSQCQISDVAILGAADQLAAVSEVEKRSNSHRNQDEMTSNELSMAQKEEGRHSQAGYLLTLCPTATEGHKPTSTNSSPFGNPFSTAPSPFTGASSVQQGGSASSSSSTATPALNPFAAKTSPLSKPNAAAESATPSSNPFGLSNQPNGTSQPKAPSIPAFSSPAFGSGAQPKAQEQAQPATSTDGSPAITVTPPTPKFPLPTSATAAESSTPFKFSSNTGVQSATPNAPSSPFQPTPKSSATPQLPSFSAGAAAPAQPAKPFTTFQPPPNQPPSLAPTTAAPSVLSGSGQSPLPSFDFQGVSSEAVKPAPSPQQSFPPAVASPVPTAASPLAQAKPPQAPPVKQRSKQDVMADFAKWFVTGDNGLIQEFEKYMVEQLVSAAFEQHHREEEERKRMEEEERDLAEARKFQVYNLSVKYFYRWREIARNLRLTKLRRQEREEYRRAQREQREEEIRQRKKAAQVAEAKKKAMERNGFDPVEEFRELLQLRKDGTQADLQAEAEALLATGILSGVSDERVAAANVIRAPATMETLATNTPLPRSRSSTALSQSTTGAKPRGAKTRAIREEFGKSATNFRRSLPPMSAHSSSSRMSSEPQKRVSKVSDRWRLKAMGLVTMPDGTALPETIANEMRYNGKRYAGLGSFGLDGTERRRSVSADLNHAAEARLRFSQSLNGGSGSGSGSGSGSAAAVPQVNGISPLSKRKRALDDDDNEIAVADEAVTRVKKRPSSNAEIDRILREARENLESLRSSRIELDEGADWFREQNEMMHAEEASRASSPWGKGGHR, translated from the exons ATGACGTCGGTTTCTTTCCCTCCCAGCAGACCCGACAGGAAGCTATCGCCATTCGGAGGCACATTGACCGGTGGCTTTGGAAGTCAGCCTGACGCGAGCAAAAACGTTTTCGGCCTCAATGGGGCGGGTGCCGGCGGTGGGCAGCGGTCGACACGCAACTTAAATAACCAGCCTCCCGATATGACGACTCCTGCGACAAAGCGGAAGGGCGTCAACCCGTTCGATGGCGCCAGCTCAGACGATAATCGACGACGAAAAAACACGAAGGGAGATTCACAAGGCGACTGGAAGAAGAAGGGTCCCAAGTCGCAAGGCGCGAAGCCAAATGGCGCGAAGGCGCCGAAAGGGTTTGGAACCGCCCAGTCGCGCGGTGGTTTCGGCACCCAAAACAACAACAATCACAGCTCGGGATCTACCGACTACGAAACGGACGACGCGAACGGCGAATTGAATGGTGACGGCACTGCGTACTCCGACAAAATCTTCTCGCAACTACGACAGGATGGAATCGCACCACCAAAATGGCCGTCCGATCCAGGAAATACGTCGTCCAAGGCCGCGATGGCCAAGTTCAGGGAAGAATACAAGACATATCGCGATCGGGCTAGGACGTCACTGATGCGCGCCGGCTTGATTGACGACCCCGATAAGCCGAAGCGGTTAGAAGACGCGATTGACTTCAAAGGCATCTGCGACGCGATGTGCCCCGACTTCGAGAAGATTACTCGCATCACCGAATTCGACGTTCAGTCCGCCGAAAAGGACCCCCGAACGACTTTTGCCAATACATCAAAGATGGTTAAGAAGCTGGCGCGTTCCGCAGCTGGCCAGGAGGCTCCGCTACCAATGGATGTCAGATCCACAGCCGCCCTCAGAAGGACGCTCGACTACCTCATCGACGACCTCTTACCGATCGACGACAAGCTACCCTCTTCGCATGGTTTTCTGTGGGATAGAACACGTGCGATTCGCAGGGACTTCATCTTTCATTCGACAATGTCTCCCGAGGAGATGAAGGACCAGGTTTACTGTCTCGAGACAATTGCCAGGTTTCACGTTACAGCTTTACATTTGCTTTCTCAGGAAGGATTTGCGCCAGAAGACTTCTCTGAACAACAAGAAATTGAGCAACTGGGGAAGGCATTGCTTTCGCTTATGTTTGCTTACGACGATTGCAAGCCGCAAGGCGTTGTTTGCGAAAACGAGGCCGAGTTCAGGGCGTATCATTTGCTTTTCAGCGCAAATACTCCCAATATCCTCGATAATGTGCAAAAGGAATGGGGAGACTCTCGCTTCTGGACCGAATCCGATACCATCAGAACAGCTGTCTCACTTGTCGAGAGTCTGCAGAGCGCAGAGGACTTCCACGGCCCCTTGGGCTCGGGCCCGTCCATGGCAACATCGGGTGCACACCTCACTTACTTTAGAATCCTCCAAAGCCGAGAAGTGTCTTATACAATGGCATGTTTTGCGGAGATTCACTTAGGTCAGCTGCGCCGCTCAGTTCTTCGCTCTTTGAAGAAGGCGTACACCAGACCGCGACACGGGGCGAAAGATATTACGCCCTCTTCGCTAAACCGATTTCTTCACTTCGACACAGAAAACCAGGCGATTGAGTTTGTCGAGCAGCATGGTCTCAGCTTCTCAAATGGACAAGGACCAGCGGGCGAACCCATACGATATCTGGATACCTCACAACGCATGACATGGCCGAGAATCCATCACAGTTTCTCTCAGAGATTGGTTGAGAGAAAACGAGGCTCCCGTAGTCTTCCTGAGATCATCCACCGCACAATTGCCGACGAATCCACGGGCGCTGGCCAGCAGGCTCCTACAGGATTTTCGACGGGGCCAGCTTCATTCAAGTCGCCTCCACAGCAGGCTCCTTTTGGAAGCCACTCAACAACGAACGCAGACTCTCCTTTTTTCAAGTTGCCTTCTTTGGCACCCCAAGGAGGCACCTCGACGGGACTCACGG CCTCTTGCCTACCAGCACCGTTGTCGACGTCAAATTCATTGCGACTCTCCTCCGCCGGACCATTTCTCTTCAGTCAAGATCGAACGTCACAGTGCCAGATTTCAGACGTGGCAATACTTGGTGCGGCTGATCAACTAGCAGCCGTTTCAGAGGTTGAGAAGCGCTCAAACAGTCATCGCAATCAGGACGAGATGACTAGCAATGAATTGTCAATGGCACAAAAAGAAGAGGGTAGGCATAGCCAAGCCGGATATCTGCTAACATTGTGTCCCACAGCAACTGAAGGCCACAAGCCTACCTCGACGAATTCCAGCCCATTTGGAAACCCTTTCTCAACAGCTCCATCACCATTCACTGGTGCATCCTCTGTTCAACAAGGCGGCTCGGcctcgtcatcgtcatcaACAGCAACGCCGGCTCTGAATCCATTTGCCGCGAAGACAAGCCCTTTAAGCAAGCCAAACGCGGCAGCCGAGAGCGCGACGCCTAGTAGCAACCCTTTCGGGTTGTCAAATCAACCAAATGGCACTTCCCAGCCCAAAGCTCCGAGTATCCCGGCATTCTCTTCTCCGGCCTTCGGCAGCGGCGCACAACCCAAAGCACAGGAGCAAGCGCAGCCAGCTACCTCGACAGATGGCTCTCCGGCCATCACCGTCACTCCGCCCACACCAAAGTTCCCATTGCCAACGTCAGCGACAGCCGCAGAGTCGTCAACGCCTTTCAAATTCTCATCAAATACTGGCGTGCAGTCCGCGACTCCGAACGCTCCTAGCAGCCCTTTCCAGCCAACTCCGAAATCATCTGCGACACCACAGCTACCCTCCTTCTCGGCAGGCGCGGCGGCTCCCGCTCAGCCGGCAAAGCCCTTTACAACATTTCAACCTCCACCGAATCAGCCTCCCAGCCTTGCTCCTACCACGGCAGCTCCATCCGTTCTCTCCGGGTCCGGGCAATCCCCATTACCTTCCTTCGACTTCCAAGGGGTTAGTTCGGAAGCCGTAAAGCCAGCGCCCTCGCCTCAGCAGAGCTTCCCTCCAGCTGTCGCCTCGCCCGTACCAACTGCAGCTTCGCCACTCGCCCAGGCAAAACCTCCTCAAGCTCCGCCTGTGAAACAGCGGTCCAAGCAAGATGTCATGGCCGACTTCGCGAAATGGTTCGTCACAGGTGACAACGGGCTGATACAAGAGTTCGAGAAGTACATGGTTGAACAGCTCGTCTCGGCCGCTTTTGAACAGCATCAcagggaggaagaggaaaggaAACGaatggaggaggaagagagagaTCTGGCAGAGGCACGGAAGTTCCAGGTCTATAACCTTTCCGTCAAGTACTTCTATCGATGGAGGGAAATCGCCAGAAACCTTCGCCTCACCAAGCTTCGCAGACAAGAAAGGGAGGAGTATCGAAGGGCTCAGCGGGAACAACGGGAGGAAGAGATCAGGCAGAGGAAGAAGGCGGCTCAAGTTGCCGAGGCGAAGAAAAAGGCCATGGAGAGGAACGGTTTCGACCCTGTGGAGGAATTCAGAGAGCTCCTTCAGCTCAGAAAAGACGGCACACAAGCCGACTTGCAAGCCGAAGCAGAGGCTTTGCTAGCGACCGGCATTCTGTCAGGCGTCTCGGACGAACGGGTTGCAGCCGCCAATGTCATCCGGGCCCCAGCGACGATGGAAACACTTGCGACGAACACGCCTTTACCTCGATCTCGCTCGTCAACAGCCTTATCGCAGTCGACTACGGGTGCTAAGCCCCGCGGCGCGAAAACGCGGGCCATACGGGAAGAGTTTGGCAAGAGCGCTACCAATTTCCGACGATCACTGCCTCCCATGTCAGCACACTCCTCATCATCACGAATGTCTTCAGAGCCGCAGAAGCGCGTTAGCAAAGTGTCTGATCGCTGGCGCCTGAAGGCGATGGGCCTCGTCACGATGCCCGACGGAACAGCGCTACCGGAGACCATCGCAAACGAGATGCGGTACAATGGGAAACGATATGCAGGGCTCGGGTCATTCGGCTTGGACGGCACCGAGCGACGCCGGAGCGTCTCTGCGGATCTCAACCACGCAGCCGAGGCCCGATTACGCTTTTCGCAGTCGCTCAACGGTGGCAGTGGCAGTGGCAGTGGCAGTGGCAGTGGCAGCGCTGCCGCCGTGCCGCAGGTCAACGGGATCTCACCGCTTAGTAAGAGGAAACGGGCTCTcgatgacgacgacaacGAGATTGCTGTCGCGGACGAAGCCGTCACACGCGTCAAGAAGCGGCCATCGAGCAATGCGGAAATTGATAGAATACTTCGGGAGGCGAGGGAGAATCTGGAATCTTTGAGGAGTTCGAGGATCGAGCTTGACGAAGGGGCAGATTGGTTCAGGGAACAGAACGAGATGATGCACGCGGAGGAGGCGAGCAGGGCTAGCTCGCCGTGGGGGAAAGGCGGTCATCGGTGA
- a CDS encoding replication factor C: MSVRLSAGDQARKTRVDPEKLSAFRTRRVFSMSIANLTICYLHLPTSQPKEKAAMPAQKQITKPEEAGESSTSAAKKALTAASNGVPNYELPWVEKYRPVFLDDVVGNTETIDRLKIIAKEGNMPHVIISGMPGIGKTTSVLCLARQLLGDTYKEAVLELNASDERGIDVVRNRIKGFAQKKVTLPQGRHKLVILDEADSMTSGAQQALRRTMEIYSNTTRFAFACNQSNKIIEPLQSRCAILRYARLTDEQVVKRLLQIIEAEKVEYSDDGLAALVFSAEGDMRQAINNLQSTFAGFGFVSGDNVFKVVDSPHPIKVQAMLKACYEGNVDSALECLRELWDLGYSSHDIISTMFKVTKTIPTLSEHSKLEFIKEIGFTHMKILEGVQTLLQLSGCVARLCKLNMDPKRFEAPSK; encoded by the exons ATGTCGGTGAGGTTGAGTGCTGGAGACCAGGCAAGGAAGACAAGGGTGGACCCAGAGAAGCTTAGCGCGTTCCGCACCCGACGCGTCTTTTCGATGAGCATCGC CAACTTGACGATCTGCTATCTGCATCTCCCAACATCCCAGCCAAAGGAAAAAGCCGCCATGCCCGCTCAGAAGCAGATCACGAAGCCAGAGGAGGCTGGCGAGTCTTCGACGTCCGCAGCCAAGAAGGCATTGACTGCGGCGTCAAACGGCGTTCCTAATTATGAGCTTCCCTG GGTCGAAAAGTACCGCCCAGTCTTCCTTGACGACGTTGTCGGAAACACCGAGACGATTGATCGCCTAAAGATCATTGCAAAGGAGGGAAACATGCCGCACGTCATCATCTCGGGCATGCCTGGTATCGGCAAGACTACCAGTGTGCTTTGCCTGGCGAGACAATTGCTCGGAGACACATACAAGGAGGCTGTATTGGAGCTCAACGCCAGCGACGAGAGAG GAATCGACGTCGTTCGCAACCGCATCAAGGGCTTCGCGCAGAAGAAGGTCACCCTGCCCCAAGGCCGCCACAAGCTCGTCATCCTCGACGAGGCCGACAGCATGACATCAGGCGCTCAGCAGGCCCTCCGCCGGACAATGGAAATCTACTCCAACACGACGCGCTTCGCCTTCGCCTGCAACCAGTCCAACAAGATCATCGAACCGCTGCAGTCACGATGCGCCATCCTCCGCTACGCCCGACTCACCGACGAGCAGGTCGTCAAGCGACTGCTGCAAATCATTGAAGCTGAAAAGGTGGAATACAGCGACGACGGCCTCGCGGCACTCGTCTTCAGCGCCGAGGGCGACATGCGTCAGGCCATCAACAACCTGCAGTCGACGTTTGCCGGCTTCGGCTTCGTGTCGGGCGACAACGTCTTCAAGGTGGTGGACTCGCCGCACCCGATCAAGGTCCAGGCGATGCTCAAGGCGTGCTACGAGGGCAATGTCGACTCGGCGCTCGAATGCCTGCGGGAGCTCTGGGACCTGGGGTACTCGAGCCACGACATCATCAGCACCATGTTCAAGGTCACCAAGACGATCCCGACGCTGAGCGAGCATTCCAAGCTCGAGTTCATCAAGGAGATTGGATTCACGCACATGAAGATTCTGGAGGGCGTGCAGACGCTGCTGCAGCTGAGCGGCTGCGTTGCGAGGCTCTGCAAGCTCAACATGGACCCCAAGAGGTTCGAGGCTCCCTCAAAATGA
- a CDS encoding pre-mRNA-splicing factor CWC2 codes for MVGQVDLPRHRKREACGRIYRGAALERQGSPLTALEPLRVRHGLRHSFIAITNFQASPRALTVAPSSTSIQKAPIHTRAIRPSLYHDIHRIEIPLKTATMSDEVAQDRPEEVDGPEPEDNAQETALATTTTEVAAPTERKVKKIIRKKKRPARPQVDPSFITSEPPPQTGTIFNIWYNKWSGGDREDKYLSKTHAKGRCNVAKDSGYTRADKVTGSYFCLFFARGICPKGQDCEYLHRLPGIHDIFNPNVDCFGRDKHSDYRDDMGGVGSFMRQNRTIYVGRIHVTDDIEEIVARHFAEWGQVERVRVLNTRGVAFITYSNEANAQFAKEAMAHQSLDHEEILNVRWATADPNPMAQAREARRIEEQAAEAVRRALPAEFVAEIEGKNPEARKRRKIESSYGLEGYEAPDEVHFARGANAVNPVGREGHEVEYQERPMLENGGQDQYDGLPMLQQQPSIASGGIFSSSTLAALNASKVAVASKPKVAVSSGPLVGYGSDDDSD; via the exons ATGGTGGGGCAGGTTGACCTCCCAAGGCATAGGAAGCGTGAAGCGTGTGGCAGAATTTACCGCGGGGCTGCGTTGGAGCGACAAGGGTCTCCACTCACCGCCCTCGAACCACTGAGAGTGCGCCATGGTCTGCGCCACAGCTTTATCGCGATAACAAATTTCCAAGCCTCGCCGCGTGCGCTCACTGTTGCCCCGTCGTCGACATCCATCCAAAAGGCACCCATCCACACTCGAGCTATCCGACCATCTCTCTACCACGACATCCACCGCATCGAAATACCCCTCAAGACCGCAACTATGTCGGACGAAGTCGCGCAAGATCGACCCGAGGAGGTCGATGGCCCAGAGCCCGAGGACAACGCACAGGAGACAGCGCTGGCGACAACCACCACCGAGGTCGCCGCGCCGACAGaaagaaaagtaaaaaagatcatcagaaagaagaagaggccgGCGCGCCCGCAAGTCGACCCGTCCTTCATCACCTCGgagccgccgccgcagaCGGGAACAATCTTCAACATCTGGTACAACAAGTGGTCCGGCGGCGACCGCGAGGATAAGTACCTCTCCAAGACGCACGCCAAGGGCCGCTGCAACGTCGCCAAAGACAGCGGATACACGAGGGCCGATAAGGTCACGGGAAGCTACTTTTGTCTCTTTTTCGCGCGCGGAATATGCCCCAAGGGCCAGGACTGCGAGTACCTGCACCGCCTGCCGGGCATCCACGACATCTTCAACCCCAACGTCGACTGCTTTGGCCGGGACAAGCACTCCGATTACAGGGACGACATGGGTGGTGTCGGTAGTTTTATGAGGCAGAACCGTACGATTTACGTAGGAAGGATACACGTCACGGATGATATCGAGGAGATTGTGGCGCGTCACTTTGCGGAATGGGGCCAAGTTGAGCGAG TTCGTGTGCTCAACACTCGCGGAGTCGCATTCATAACATACTCCAACGAGGCTAACGCACAATTCGCCAAGGAGGCTATGGCGCACCAGTCTCTGGACCACGAGGAGATCCTCAACGTGCGATGGGCGACCGCCGACCCGAATCCGATGGCACAGGCGCGCGAAGCGAGACGGATCGAAGAGCAGGCCGCCGAGGCCGTCCGACGCGCGCTCCCCGCGGAGTTCGTGGCCGAGATCGAGGGTAAGAACCCGGAGGccaggaagaggaggaagatcGAGAGCAGCTACGGGCTCGAGGGCTACGAGGCGCCGGACGAGGTCCATTTCGCGCGGGGCGCCAACGCCGTGAACCCCGTCGGCCGTGAGGGCCATGAGGTGGAGTACCAGGAGCGGCCTATGCTCGAGAACGGCGGCCAGGACCAGTACGATGGGTTGCCTATGCTTCAGCAGCAGCCGTCGATTGCGTCTGGCGGGATCTTCTCCAGCAGCACACTGGCGGCCCTCAACGCGTCCAAGGTCGCAGTGGCGTCGAAACCAAAGGTTGCTGTGTCTTCTGGGCCGTTGGTCGGCTACGGCAGCGACGATGATTCCGACTGA
- a CDS encoding low temperature viability protein, which yields MAKGKKFDKKSAQHFTLVHRPQNDPLIHDENAPSMVLNPVPQKGGPSKSKHLSDLASEFGSEAGSIRANEGEAAEYGVYFDDTEYDYMQHLRGLNSGGGEAVWVEASGAANNDRKGKQAQSLEDALRQMDLEHKSEDLLDPSVLPNRNLPRTNYETQVDIPDAIAGFQPDMDPRLREVLEALEDDAYVDDDDDIFKELSKDSREVDQYEFEDQYGYDDEDEGWESDDTAKPNKEYKDGAVPQLVPVEGEALPEHQNEDWMEDFKQFKKDQKGGKVQPAKDTPSELQSSIWTTTTMGGRKKKRKGALTNPSAFSMTSSAMVRTEQLTLLDARFDKIEEEYTNEIGDDMASVSEVSTATSVTGPTRGDFDSIMDDFLGSYTKPGKRTNKKNRPQTGLEQLDEIRQGLGPARFRSLNTKRV from the exons ATGGCGAAGGGAAAGAAATT CGACAAGAAGAGTGCGCAGCACTTCACCCTCGTCCACCGACCGCAAAATGACCCCCTCATCCACGACGAAAATGCGCCCTCGATGGTGCTCAACCCTGTGCCTCAGAAGGGTGGACCGTCGAAGAGCAAGCATCTGAGCGACCTTGCGTCTGAGTTCGGATCAGAAGCTGGAAGCATACGCGCAAACGAAGGAGAGGCGGCAGAATACGGCGTTTACTTTGATGACACTGAGTACGACTACATGCAGCATCTGCGCGGCTTGAACTCGGGGGGTGGTGAGGCTGTCTGGGTCGAGGCCTCTGGTGCGGCAAACAACGACAGGAAGGGAAAGCAGGCGCAATCACTTGAAGATGCACTGCGCCAGATGGATCTGGAGCACAAGAGCGAAGATCTGCTGGATCCCTCAGTCCTCCCCAACAGAAACCTGCCACGAACCAACTATGAGACACAGGTGGATATCCCCGATGCCATCGCTGGTTTTCAGCCCGATATGGACCCCCGCTTGAGGGAAGTGTTGGAGGCATTGGAGGACGACGCATATGtggatgacgacgacgatatTTTCAAAGAGCTCTCCAAGGACTCACGTGAAGTCGATCAGTACGAATTCGAGGATCAATACGGCTACGACGACGAAGATGAGGGCTGGGAATCAGACGACACCGCAAAGCCGAACAAGGAGTACAAGGACGGAGCAGTGCCGCAGCTGGTCCCTGTTGAGGGGGAGGCATTACCAGAACACCAGAACGAAGACTGGATGGAGGACTTTAAGCAGTTCAAGAAAGACCAAAAGGGCGGCAAGGTCCAGCCGGCCAAAGACACGCCGTCCGAGTTGCAGTCCTCCATTTGGACCACGACAACGATGGGTGgccggaagaagaagagaaagggTGCATTGACCAACCCCTCTGCCTTCTCCATGACCTCGTCAGCCATGGTCAGGACGGAGCAACTCACCCTTCTGGATGCCAGATTCGACAAGATTGAGGAGGAGTACACAAATGAGATAGGCGACGATATGGCATCTGTCTCAGAAGTATCAACGGCAACCAGTGTGACCGGACCCACCAGAGGCGACTTTGACAGTATCATGGATGATTTCCTGGGCAGCTACACCAAGCCTGGAAAACGCACAAACAAGAAGAACCGGCCGCAGACTGGCCTTGAGCAACTGGACGAGATCAGGCAGGGTCTTGGCCCAGCTCGGTTCCGTTCACTAAACACCAAGAGGGTTTAG